DNA from Podospora pseudopauciseta strain CBS 411.78 chromosome 5 map unlocalized CBS411.78m_5, whole genome shotgun sequence:
cccccccctccccactgACACGACGATCCTCACTCTCCACCGTCCTGGCGTAATCATACCTGTAACTGGCACTATCCCGATCATAAGGCTTGACAATCCCCGtgatcctccccccccccgcgGCTCCAGCCATAAAAATCCCCGGTTCCGCACGCTTAACCTCGTCAGTGAGGTGATATTGTTCGTATTTTCTCGACTCGCTGTGCTTGAGGACCGCGTACGCAAACGAAGACAACGAAGCAGCAAGAAGACCACAGTCAAGACTGAGCCCGATGGTGGGGTAATGCCCATCTAGCTGTCGCAAATGGGCTACAACATCGAGACCCAACACGGCAAGCGAGAGCACAAGTTTGAcgaggttggtggagaggaggaggaagggggtgaggcGGGAGGTGATGAAGCGCGCCAGTTCGAGGattgtgaggaggagggagaggaggttgaagaggatgtTTGTTGCTTCCCATCTACGCGTTGCGAGCAAAATGTTAGAGGGTAatgggcgggaggggggcagACATACACTACTTCGACCATGGGAATGGAACcgttcttcttctcggccgaGTAATGCTCGAATGTTTCTGCGAGTCGGTAGGCGAATATACCCatgaggcagaggaggatgaggatcTGGAGGAGCCAGGAGGGGAAAAGGAGTGAGCGGCGCCACCGGGAGCGGTCGTGTTGGAAGGCTTCGAGGTCGAGTTTGTTGACCATTTTTGACTGTTTTAACAGCTACGCGACGACAATATCCAAAGCAATGATATTCGACAAAACTCTCAAGTTCTCCAAAGTCTTGTTATCCCATTCCAATTCATAAATATAAAACCCTCTCAAAATCCCAGCCGCAAGATGgttggggcgggggtggggaacAGAGACAGAAAAGTCCAACCAAGTATCAGGCTGATGTtactgatgctgatgctgctgctgctgctgctgtgtttTGCCCGTGGCCGTATGTTTGTTGGCTATCAGGCTTATGTcgtgtcgtcgtcgggttCCGACGTTTGGTTTCACACAATTCTCCCAATAATACGCAAACAAAAAGCTTCATCCAATATATTCatcaagaaagagaagaagaagaagaagaagaagaagaagaagaagaagaagaagaagaaaataaaaaagagaaCCCAAAAAGACGAAGCGACTCACACACCCGAGAGGCTGCCTCAGCTTCTGCTCAGCCCTCAATCCGCCCGCCATCTTCTTTAACATcactcaccaccccaccacgTCCCCTCGACCGACAGCTGCTGCACGTCTTTCTTTTGCTCTTCTCCAATTAAACAGCTCAAGCCCTCCTTCCGAAAGcgcgtcgtcgtcctctGCCTACTAGCCTGAGCCTTTTTCCCCTCTCGAGCCCAACGGCTGAGGGGTTGCAGATGTCGgtcacctcatcatcaggTGCGTCAAGCTCTGTTGTCAGTCCACAGCGCCCCCAGAAGGCTGTGAAGAAAGCAGCGTCCACCTTGGCTTGGCTGGAGGCCGTTGATTGGGCTGATCACGGTGGAGTTGGCCGCTTTGGGGTAATGTGGCTTACACTGTGGGCAGATCCGGGGCTGTTGGGTTGGCGCGGGGGTTATTTTGGGGTAGCACTGCGAGGGTTATGCATTGGAAAGGTATTTTGTGTATAATTATTTGAGATTTTCTACTGTTCTTCGCTGGGAGCAATGACCGAGCATTAAGAGATCATCAAGACTGACAGACCATTCCACGGCGCGCTGGAATGGTTCCGAGATCCGGGCCGGCTCTTTGTCCTCCTCTTACTGGGTAGCATCAGCATAATAATTCTCCCACGAAAACCAGTCAAACGTCGCCTCCAACGGCCTCTTGACACCCCtattctgctgctgctgctgctgctgctgctgctgctgctcctcctcctcctcctcctcctcctctcccgccgtcccatcaccaacaccaaagtCGATATCTCCTGGAAATCCCATGGGCTGAGGCACCCAACTGAGGAACCTGTCGATATCAACACCCTCTAGTGAGAATAAGTCTTGCTGGTCAGGCATCACCATCTCAGGGGGGTGCTGCGAGAGGTCCGGTTGGTCCTGCGGTTGGGAGAAGCCCGTCGGGTGAGTGACATCCTCCTGCAATGCAGAACTGAACGGTATACTTCCAGTTGTTTCGGCCACGTGCCTTCTCGCCAGCCTCAGGAATATCTCGGCCGTTTTTTGCAGCTTGGCCGTCAAATCTCTGAGGAGAGTGAGCAGCGGCTGCAGAGCAATGATGtactccaccaccgtctcgaGCAGTCTGAGGTCGGAAGGCACTGTTTCCGCTctggggttggtgacgatGTGCCCGAATACCacgaagaagggggtgaaCGGGTAGTAGAGGAGATGCCTTGTCTCTGTCAGCTTGGATCCCGACCCA
Protein-coding regions in this window:
- a CDS encoding uncharacterized protein (EggNog:ENOG503PD6A), translated to MVNKLDLEAFQHDRSRWRRSLLFPSWLLQILILLCLMGIFAYRLAETFEHYSAEKKNGSIPMVEVVWEATNILFNLLSLLLTILELARFITSRLTPFLLLSTNLVKLVLSLAVLGLDVVAHLRQLDGHYPTIGLSLDCGLLAASLSSFAYAVLKHSESRKYEQYHLTDEVKRAEPGIFMAGAAGGGRITGIVKPYDRDSASYRYDYARTVESEDRRVSGEGGGGKWDTSCESQTGHFSSEQHGSVASGRTGVTVREISPSGTGLEREIDRAPSGELGWAAGGQVGSDVSPSSSMTGRSGSVVRNAGVVHMAVPEIHVSRQQSWRTEVIA